The proteins below come from a single Elgaria multicarinata webbii isolate HBS135686 ecotype San Diego chromosome 11, rElgMul1.1.pri, whole genome shotgun sequence genomic window:
- the LOC134405369 gene encoding olfactory receptor 5G9-like — protein MENQTHRSEFIFLGLSNEPQLQIFFFLVFSTIYLITLTGNSTIILVIRRDPSLYSPMYYFLSHLSFVDICYSTDIVPKMLVNLLMKQNTISFIGCLTQMFFSLLLSVTEVFILSAMAYDRYTAVCHPLHYVVTMNKSICTYLVMGAWLMGLFFAIINIVPIFNLQFCGLHEISHFSCELPPLLKASCSDIFLNNILLLSSVVIFGLGSFLPTLVSYLHIISTILKIRSAEGRSKAFSTCSSHLIVVGLLYMTGMSQYMKPSNLSSMILDELFSIQYSILTPMLNPIIYSLKNKEVKRALGRTFGNGRCYNLF, from the coding sequence ATGGAAAACCAAACACATAGGTCAGAGTTTATTTTCTTGGGACTTTCCAATGAACCTCAACTGcagatcttcttcttcttggtgttTTCAACCATCTATCTGATAACTTTGACAGGCAACAGCACAATCATTCTGGTGATAAGAAGGGATCCTTCCCTTTACTCACCCATGTATTATTTCCTGTCTCATTTGTCCTTTGTTGATATCTGTTACTCTACTGACATTGTCCCTAAGATGTTAGTTAATTTGCTTATGAAGCAAAATACAATTTCCTTCATTGGCTGTCTTACACAAATGTTTTTCAGCCTTCTGTTGAGTGTAACAgaggtttttattctttcagcaaTGGCTTATGATAGATACACTGCTGTGTGTCACCCACTTcattatgtagtcaccatgaaTAAATCAATATGTACTTACCTGGTGATGGGAGCATGGCTAATGGGGTTGTTTTTTGCGATAATAAACATAGTCCCAATATTTAATTTACAATTTTGTGGCCTTCACGAAATAAGCCATTTCAGCTGTGAACTCCCACCACTACTGAAAGCCTCGTGTTCTGACATTTTCCTCAATaacattcttcttctttcttctgttGTGATTTTTGGACTCGGCTCCTTCCTACCAACCTTGGTCTCTTATCTTCACATTATCTCCACCATCCTGAAGATCCGCTCTGCAGAGGGCAGGAGCAAAGCCTTCTCGACATGCAGCTCCCACCTCATTGTGGTTGGCTTACTATACATGACAGGAATGTCGCAGTACATGAAACCCAGCAATCTCTCTTCCATGATATTGGATGAGCTTTTTTCTATTCAGTATAGCATTTTGACTCCCATGTTGAATCCGATTATCTATAGTCTCAAAAATAAGGAAGTAAAGAGAGCTCTTGGGAGAACATTTGGAAATGGTAGATGCTATAATTTATTTTAG
- the LOC134405371 gene encoding olfactory receptor 6B9-like: protein MVTGNKTTVTHFIILGFPSLKKLQLLLFFVGLVVYILTLCGHIIIIIIVRIDQRLQIPMYFFLSNFSFLEIWYTSNIVPKMLEVFLAKNTSITYAGCITQLYFLITLGTAECFILAIMAFDRYLAICNPLRYPTLMNNKICLQLAVCSWIGAFIVNIPPLVALCRLPFCGPNKINHFFCDAPPLLKLSCINPHEAELSNFIVATSVIVSSFLLILVSYIFIIITVLKIPSSTGRQKAFSTCGSHLAVVTIFYGTLMFMYVRPTSNFSINSVNFNKIVSMFYTVVTPMLNPIIYCLRNKEVKDALKKAIKGKLCSYTTQATL from the coding sequence ATGGTCACTGGCAATAAAACTACTGTGACCCACTTCATCATCTTGGGGTTCCCAAGTCTGAAGAAGCTCCAGCTTCTCCTCTTCTTTGTGGGATTGGTTGTTTACATCTTGACCTTGTGTGGgcacatcatcattatcatcatagtACGCATTGACCAACGTCTCCAGATACCCATGTATTTCTTCCTCAGCAACTTTTCCTTCCTGGAGATATGGTACACATCTAATATTGTTCCCAAGATGCTAGAAGTATTCCTAGCGAAAAACACATCTATCACATATGCTGGCTGCATTACTCAACTATATTTTCTTATTACACTTGGTACAGCGGAATGTTTCATTCTGGCAATCATGGCGTTTGATCGCTACTTGGCCATATGCAATCCTCTGCGATACCCAACACTCATGAATAACAAAATTTGCCTTCAACTGGCTGTATGCTCTTGGATTGGTGCCTTCATAGTTAACATCCCCCCACTGGTTGCACTGTgtcggctgccattttgtggaccCAATAAGATCAACCACTTCTTTTGTGATGCACCACCTTTACTGAAACTCTCTTGCATAAACCCACATGAAGCTGAACTGTCTAATTTCATTGTGGCCACTAGTGTCATTGTTAGTTCCTTCCTCCTCATTCTGGTGTCTTACATCTTCATCATAATCACTGTTCTGAAAATCCCCTCATCGACTGGTCGCCAAAAAGCCTTCTCAACTTGTGGTTCCCATCTGGCTGTAGTAACCATTTTCTATGGCACTCTGATGTTCATGTATGTCCGCCCAACCTCAAACTTTTCCATCAATTCAGTGAACTTCAACAAAATTGTGTCCATGTTCTATACTGTGGTCACTCCCATGCTAAACCCAATCATATATTGCCTGAGAAACAAGGAGGTCAAAGATGCTCTGAAGAAAGCAATTAAGGGGAAGTTGTGTTCCTACACAACTCAAGCAACATTATAA